The stretch of DNA tgtaACACTGTACTCAGATATTGAGGAAGAGCCTCTAAATCTTTAAAAGTCAAAGGCTTTTCACAATATGTTGGGGTGTGGATAGTTATTTGAATTCAGGCATTTATTTGTAACATTATGCACCTATTCATAATATCATAGTATCTcttaaatattatatattattattattatattatataattcaCTATACATTTACAGCATTTAGCCATTGTCATCCTATTTCTCACACCTCTTTTTgttaactgtaaatattaatcACCCTGTTTAAAACTTGAAGACAGTCAACAGTTTTGAAAGTGGTGCTTTCTGTGTTAGGTCCTACAGAGCATGAAGAGGAGAGTGGAGATGTAGACACCAGCGCGGGGCGTTTTGTGCGGTATCAGTTTACACCAGCCTTCCTAAAACTGCGCACTGTTGGTGCAACGTAAGTGTGCGGACTGCACAGAGGAAATGTTCTAATGTAACCATAAGCCACTCTTTTGGGGAGGTGAATGGTTAAGCATAATCAAATATGCAGTAAATCATACTTTTTATGTCTTGCTGTGGAGAAAATCCAATTTCCTAACAGACCAGCTCTTTATATTCAACTTTTATCACAACTGTTTTGTAaatgttgtgtgtcttctctcctctctccaaaCCTCAGTGTGGAGTTCACAGTGGGTGACCGGCCCATTAACAGCTTTCGTATGATCGAGAGGCATTATTTCCAAGGGCGCCTTCTCAAgaactttgactttgacttcgGCTTCTGCATTCCTAACAGCCGCAACACATGCGAGCACATTTATGAGTTTCCACAGCTCCCAGAGGACCTCAGTGAGTTCTACTCTGCTTTGGTCACCCTTGTTATGTAGCTTGCatttttttacacatattttacacataaccaatttctctttctctcttgcttcctgtctttgtgtcttaCTTTCCTTACTTCCAGTTCGCCAAATGGTGGATCATCCTTACGAGACCAGATCAGACAGTTTCTACTTTGTGGATAACAAACTGATCATGCACAACAAGGCAGACTATGCCTACAACGGTGGTCAGTAATGCCTGAAGGGAAGAATGTGTGCAATACATCCCAGGTGTCAGATTACCTGGATTATAACCACCCAGAAATCTCAATTTTTTGGGGGGACAGAAGTATTCTTTCCTTTTCAGACATTCCGAAGAACTTGACAACGATCTTCAGAAACAACGGACCACGTCTACCTTGATAAGAAATCAATGATTAGATACCTCATACTGCTCAGTTTCTGGGATCTAGAGTAGCATTCTGTTAAATATTTCTCCGTGATGTAACTATCACTGAAACCTCTCTGCGCTGTCTTTCAAATTGTCATATTTTTAAGTATCTCATGTTATTGCTTGGATTCTTTGGCCTTGAGTTTGTTGCCATTGCTTCTGGGAGAGAACACTTGAATCACCAGACTTTGTTGCAAACCTTGAAGATTCTGGTAATTATGACTTCTTTTCTTTGAGTATACACGTAGATGATATCACTTGGTCGGCATGTTGAAGTTTATTTGAACTACCTTTTGCAACTGACAATTGTGGTTCCGTTTTGGAACAGCGAGCATTGACTTGCACTGACATTGTGCTGCAGTATTGCCGGTCATTGAAGATCCTGTAGCACCAGCTGACGTTATCCGTTTGACTTTGATTCTTCTCTAGTTATCTACTGTCAGTTTGAAGACTTAGGGATAAGTGATTTCCATTTACTTTAGTAATCATCGAGTCACAGCAGACAGGCCTGGCAGCCAGTTTATCAGGTAAATCATCGGGTCCGCTGCGCTTGTAATGAGCTGGACCCCTTTTAACTAAGAAGCGTGTGTATTCTTCTCAAGGTGTCAGGTGTAATACTCATCCCAGGTCAGTTAGGTGCCTGGTTTTCATCTGCTTTGTGCTTCTCCTTCAGTCTCTCCTGTTGTTGACTGAATGTTATGTATTTATCACATCAAAATTTGTAACCTCTAAACATGTCATGAACCAAAAACCCAAAATGAAGGACCATTTGGGGTTAGCAGAATTGACATGCCTTACAATGATCACATGTCCAAAATTGTTTTCTATCTCGCCCTCTGTTCAGTCACAGTAACTGAATCCCTTAATAGCTTATTTAGCAAGCAGCAGTACTGTGAATCCCTGTCTTTGGGAGTTAAGTTTCCTGAACAGAGTGATATACCTAATAAACTGCTCACTGTGCGCAGCGTGACCGCACAGTGTCTGATGTAGCTTGGTCTGAGAAGGGCATGTTTGTAATCGGAGAGTGTGAAGGAGATGCAGGAGGCTCCCTGTCTGTGTCCGTCTTCATAGAGGCCTTGTTAAATTGTTCAGTTGCTGCTTCACATAATCTGGGCTTCCTGATATTCTGCATCGTAACATCGATTTTCTGTGCCTTGTGTTCATACGGTCGTTCTCTGTTTGTAAGTGAGAGAAGCCTGCACTCCATTACCCATGCTGCAGTATGACATGTCTTTCAACTGATGAGCTGAAGGCGCCCAGCTCTTAATATCAAGCTTTCTGTTACCTATCATGTTGTATCCTGCAGTGCTGCCTGGTATGCAATAAGATGGCATTTTGTATACTCATTACATTATCTTATAAAATACTGGATTTACAGTTTGAGGGTATTGGGTCAACATTGACATCAGTGGGTGTGCATCTGTTGGAGCAGAGTAATCTATTTTCCTAAAGGAGGGAGTGGGGTATGTTTTCTGTACCTGTACAAACCTTGGACCACACCACTCATAGACACACTGTATCATCATGGCTCAGAGTCCTTATGCATTCACTCTGTAAGCTGCTGCATGAGCATTTTGTTACTGACAGACTGTTACTAATGCTGCCTTAATGTCATATTGGATTTACCATGAATACAAGCTGCcatctggggaaaaaacattCATGTCCACATTCCTGATTGTCACTTCAAATTGTATATATGGAGCTTTTTCCATGTTCTGATACCAAGCCCTTGAAGTTATAAATCCTGACAGAGCATCAACACCAGCGATAACATACTGTAGACACTCCTCAGCAAACCAAGGTAGTAGAAATCAAAATGATCACTTATAATAATACAGTCAACCCGAAATGCAAAATGCTAGGAATGTCCGCAGCAGTTCATTTATGATTGATTTTTAACACACAAATAGAAATGCTTATGGATGTGGGCATTCCATTGagttaaaacatgaatattttgaGTCTGTGCAGTAAAATGACCCATTTTCCCAGTTCTTCCGTTGTGACTTGAACGCAGCATAAGGTTCTGGCATTAGATGTCCACTGCTCTGTGTTTGAAATGTAATATGggacaaagaaaacagtttaacatgcatattttgcctttatttttcataacgAGAAATTATTTTCATGACAGCAATGGTATATTCATTCTTTAAACCCATAGCTCTTGTATTTTGAGACCTTTAACTTCCTCTGTTAGTACAATGTGAGGATCATGATACAGCTAcctagacttttttttgttacatgttTAATATTGTGTCTCGTTTGAATGGTTTGTTTCTAAACGTTATGTGAAGAGAGTGACGAATAAAAGCACATCTGACGAACGCGCTGTGCGTGTCCGTTACTGACAGACTACATTACCCACAATCCTTAGCGTCAAAAGAGGCAACACACTAGcacaacatgtgtttgtgtcatggCGGCGCCCGTTGGAAAGATGGTTGGAGTGTGTGATGATTCTTCTAGTAGTGAGGATGAAGATCTTGAAAAGTTTAAGGAGGCAGTTTGGGACAACCAGGCGGCCAAGACGACaggtaaaaacattttctgtacaCGTCAATCACAAATGATCCAGGAAGTGAACATTCTGCATAGCATAGAAAGAGACATATTACTGTGATGAGAGCAAAGCGAATATGTCTAACCAAGTGCAAGTGGCTGATTTGTGATTAAACGCAAGCCATCAGAATTAGAAGTTACCTTGGAGCTCGTCTTTCTTTGCATTTCTCAGTCGCATCAGCTTCTAGAGAAAAGCTTGGTAACAGtgagtgctgctgttttcataCTCTTGAAATGCACCAGTTTAATCGAGTCATTGCATGTTTTTAATGGAGCCCAAACCATTTGATCATTACCAGAAGATCCACTTCTCTAGTAGAGCTGCATTACCACTGAATGACATAATGAGCGAAACgtctcctgcagtggaattagCTTATCCAGTACAATGCAGTCCTCTCACTAATGCACTGAGGTACATTACTTGGGTAAAAGCACTAAATGACCTGATGTCCTCTGCTgctcttgtttgttttagatGCAGAGAGCAATGGGAAGCATTCAGGACGGTAAGTTAATTCATCACAGTGATGACCAGTCCTAAATCCACATTTAAGAAAATGGTAGCTCCACCCAGATGTATTTATATATCATATACTGTGTCTTATAGTATCTAGTataatttttgttcatatctCTACACACCACATGCATGTTCAGAgcaagtaaaacattttcaattaTAATAACATTAGAAAGCCCAGGCTCTCCCAATGTGCATGTTATCCCCATGAAACTGCATCCTGAAGTCTAGATGGCAAATATGAAGAATTTTTAGCCCTCAAGTTATGAACTAATGCATGAATGTTTTTATCAAAATGTACAGCCTGATGAAACTCCGTTGAAAATAAAGGAGAGAGTGACTTAAGTAGACATTTTCTACAAGATctcaactttcaactttcactTTAATCTGTaagaaaaatctaatttaaatcCTCAGTGGCACCATACATTGTCAGTAAATTACACAGGAGCATCTCTAAGACTTCACAGTGCTCTGAAACTTAACAATGTTTGTTGTAGACACTAGGGCGTAATGGTCCTATTAGAAGGTAGAAATATACCTATTCTGCAGCTGCCAAAATACACAATTTCTTCATTTAGCATACATTACATATGAATATCTTAATAAATAAGACGTGAAAGCAGGTTTTATGTTGTCGTGTTGCTGTCTGTGAAATCAGTGTCGTCGTATCTGAGCATGAACACGATGGCAACGAGCTCCAGGTCACCCAAGGGTTTCGAACACACGTCGCCAAAAAGTTGGGACAGTTCCTTGAcaggtattttttaaaattttggatttttaatagtttaaagtgataatttcattattttgtttggaATAGACACCCGTCCACAGATGATTTACGGAGCAATCCTACTAACGTGCAATTTGACTCTCAGTTACATTTCAGAGACGCAAGCTGCGACTCCATCCAGTGTCGAATCACCGAGATGTGATGAGAGTGATGAGGGTAAGGTTTTCTGATTGTGCTGGTATTTGCGTTTCTTATACAGTCATAATATGCAGTGTTTGCTATCAACTCATGAAATTCATGGTtggccatatatatatatttcttcttTCAGGATTTCGTCTGTTTTCAACCTCAATCCCAGGACAGATCCCAGCTCAGCCCACAGCCCCTGTGAGGCGCCGGCCCGTTCCCAGCTCAAGGTTCAGCCTCTTGTTGTTATCGTGAGAGACTTGATCAGTTCCTGTGCTCCTCTGTTTAACTTTGTTTTCTCACATTTCCCTGCTGACAGTGACAGCGACAGCGAGATGGAGACGAGGCTGAGGGAGGCAGCAGTGTCAGTCGCAGACCTCCTACCGTCCTCGTCGCTGCCCAGCACGCTCTCCTCTCCCACGATGGAGCCTCCCTGCACAGacaaagtaaagaaaaagaaaaagaagaaaaagaaacaagcagAGGAGACCGAGCAGAACCCTGTCcataagaaagagaaaaaaaggaaagtgaaTCAAGAGGAGGGTGAAGAGGTAGTGAGGAAGTTGAACTCTGCAGGGTCTGAACATGAAAATTCAGAGGAGGGGAGCATACAACCCaaagtcaaaaagaaaaagaaaaagaaacaaaaagccaCAGAAGGAAATGCGGAAGGAGATGCCTTGAACTGATACCCTTGTGActaatttgttgttgttattggaTGTTTGGTTTTGTTCCAAATCTGCTATTTGCTGTCAGAAATTACACTATTTTTCGTTGCGATACATAATTTAGACGCAGGTCCACATACATTCCCGTTATGAGAGAATAAAGGTGTTGACAAATGATAAGCATTTTTTCTTATGCTTTTGATTGTTCTTGAAATAGTCTTGTCATAGAAGATTTGCATAAAGTTTTCCAAAGTTATTTCCATTAATCCCCCCATTTTCAATGCAGTTACATTAATTGTTCCACTTTACTAAAGAAGCAGTTTACATGATGTATAGGCAGCATACACAATTCATGAGTGTTcattacaaaatgtatttttttaataaaaatactaaatgtattttttaataaaaatacattttggtgttgattttctatttattttgtgtgtgtgtaatcaaaagtgaatttattccagtgtttgtccttgtttatgttttttcacaATGGCATGGATATGAGTGTCAGTCCAAGGGTCTTTGAAATATCAAAGATGAATCCTCCTAGGTTGAGACAGCTGCTCTGATGAGTGACTCACAGATCTTCATCAAAATTTTACACGCACTCTCTGGAAATTTACGGCAGAGGGAAATGTCCATCCCATTAAGAGGATGTTTAAGTCCACCAAACATGACACTTAGTGACAATGCACTGGCAGAGCAGTGCTACTGTGCAGTGGAGACCATCTGAGCAGGAATGTAGGAGTTGATGTCTGTCGGTGAAGGTGAGAGGAGGTGAGACTGATGACTCTCTGTGGTCTGAGAGGCTGAATACATCTCCAGGCTCTCAGAGGACACTGAAAGGAAAACAGTTACATCAGTAACACATCAGGTACTGGAGAGGCctgcaacattttgttttgaatgtacCTTTACTGCATAGAGGCGTCAATACAGGGAGTGCAGTGGTACCCATATCGTGGCCATAGAGGCCCAAATCACACCTAATGTGCTAAATACATTGATGTCCCATGCAGGTTTATtgacatgctgctgctgcattatGCCACTGCAGATATACTGTTTGGCGATGAAAGTGTTAAATGCCTTAGAGTTAATTAACatacatcatttttttcaagCTGTTATTTTTGTGTTATTATATCACTGACTCATTGTTGCAccaaatttaatattttaccaCAAGACTCAACAGCATCTAGTTGGTTTCATGTCACTACATTTGATCCACCAGATCCTACTGAGGAGAGCACATTCTTTTTGCTGCAACACATATGCATTATGGATTAGTCATAGTGCAATAGTAGAAGTGTCCtcatttaaaataatgtaaCTTAAAATGAATAGTCAGTCATAGCCAGTCCCATAAAAAACTGCCTTTACTGGCCTCATCATGACATCAGCTCAAACGTGTTACATTAGGATGTCAAGGTGAATTTGTGTTAAGCTTTTGTACCTGGTGCAGGTGTGGGTGGCTGCAGATGAAGAGACTCCTCTTGTAGCGGTGATTCTGTCTGTTCCTCTGAATCTGCTGTTAGTATCTGTCAACACAAAatcattttcaccaaattagGCTCAtactgtgatgctgtgatgctcCGTAACAGACCCCTCCAGCAGCCTCAGTACCTGTCTGACAGTGGCGAGGCTGGTCAGGGTGcccaggctgctgctgtcagtgatGACCATGGCTTGGGACAGCAGGCTGGACGAAGGGTACTGGGGGATGTCTGACTTGTTGTACACTGCAACGAGGAACAGATCAATGTGTCTTTACCCTACGTAACCTGGTAcattaatgtcattttattgcTGCAGACTTACTGTGACATGGCAGCTGTGCCATGGTTGCCATGAACGGGCTGGGACCCATGTGACTTGGAAGCTGCTGTGCTACTGGCTGCTGGGGAGAGGCGTGAATCTGCTGCTGGAATGAGATTGGCTGAAGGGTGGTGAACCCGCCCCCCACATTGTTTATGACAGGTACGGTCTGAGCTTGTGTGGAGGCTAGACCTGTGGATCAAccacaaagacattttgttaCTAACGTATGTAAGTGttgaagagaaaagaaggaaagagggcGATGTATAGAGTAAATGAGGTTACCTATGAGAAGAGAGGACTCTCCCAGACTCATGACGCTGGGCAGCGAGGCCATGATGAGGCCCTGGGGTGGAGCAGGGGAGGCTGACAGACTGTGCAGTGAGGTCAGAGTGCTGACAGGGGGCAGTGGCCCACCGCTGGATGCCTGGAACCAGAGGATAACTTGGTAATGAGTGATGTGGCCATGTGCACAATTTGTCCATAATAATTAGCAACCAACTATGATGTGTGCTATTACCAGTTTGGAACTGTGCGCCTCCAGAAGAGTGTGGCTGGGCTCCAGCTGGACAGGGCTGACCACTAGGCGTCCCCCTAAACTCCTTTCTCCTGCACTACCTCTGGCTGCACCCAGGTTGTCACATGAGATTTGTTGGGAATACTTCATACctggaaaatgaaacaaattagGCTGCATGGTTCCCCCTTATCCTTATATGGGTTCatattttaaagctgcattaggcAACTTTGCATGTTGGAGCAGCTCCAAGTGGCAGTGAGAGGTAACAATGAGAAATTtcaatacccagaaatcctgtaaTGTAGCATCAGAAAACTGCACACAGTTTACCAACGTGTGCAACTGATGATTAATCATACATTTTATACGCTTTATACCTTTTCAGGCCTTGACTCcactgtcctgcaggttttctttctttatggTGGTCAACAAGTCACACCACCACAGTGTGGCTCATTATTTGTGTCAGACTTCAGTGCCTAGCCTCAATACGGACTGATTCCAAATACACATGTAACATTGGAGTCAACTTTCTCTTGATGACTCAGTCACTCACTTGTGCTAGGGAGACCTTTTGTATTTTGCACATAAATTTTAATTAGTCATTTCTTTTGATTGAGAAAAGTGTCAATACTTGACAGCAGAGTTTTCATTTGGGGTCTCAATACACCTAGCTTTTAAGATCTTGTGAAACGGCATGTATTCTTCCTTGGTTTTGTATATTTCCTATTATAACATGACTTTGGAGCAGGACAGGGAAGGATACGTCAGAAGTGAATTCTTCATTGCAGTCCCACTTTCATCAGTAATCAGTAATCACACAGCTACATTTAATTTCACAACACATTTCTGATCGATCCAAAACTGCTCGGTGAATGTGGTTAGGTTATTACCCTGCCCAGGACTTGGTGGGAGGCTGTGGTTGGAGGACGAGGCAGATTGGGTGGTAAAAGTCCCATCCAGAGCCAGTTTGTGGCGGAAGGCCT from Myripristis murdjan chromosome 9, fMyrMur1.1, whole genome shotgun sequence encodes:
- the unc119b gene encoding protein unc-119 homolog B; this encodes MNGSRNKTAPAVSKNTESGSTATPRERSKSGGGMLKKLKSRRSQTDKCPVVTEDELRALGKDISPDHVLGLRAVTEDYLCKPEDNIYSIDFTRFKIRDLETGTVLFEIAKPPNCGPTEHEEESGDVDTSAGRFVRYQFTPAFLKLRTVGATVEFTVGDRPINSFRMIERHYFQGRLLKNFDFDFGFCIPNSRNTCEHIYEFPQLPEDLIRQMVDHPYETRSDSFYFVDNKLIMHNKADYAYNGGQ
- the hnf1a gene encoding hepatocyte nuclear factor 1-alpha, with the protein product MEGEQRTEAAKAKPGRLSALQQQLVWALLGSGLSRDVLVQAMGELEREKAAAGAEKGERGDGESSEEGEMDSPPPIFRELEKLPPEEAARQRAEVDQLLQEDPWRVAKIVKSYMQQHNLPQREVVESTGLNQSHLSQHLNKGTPMKNQKRAALYSWYVKKQCEISQQFTNARHGLASAEEQGDDVRKGRRNRFKWGPASQQILFHAYERQKNPSKEEREGLVEECNRAECLQRGVSPSQLAGLGSNLVTEVRVYNWFANRRKEEAFRHKLALDGTFTTQSASSSNHSLPPSPGQGMKYSQQISCDNLGAARGSAGERSLGGRLVVSPVQLEPSHTLLEAHSSKLASSGGPLPPVSTLTSLHSLSASPAPPQGLIMASLPSVMSLGESSLLIAQTVPVINNVGGGFTTLQPISFQQQIHASPQQPVAQQLPSHMGPSPFMATMAQLPCHMYNKSDIPQYPSSSLLSQAMVITDSSSLGTLTSLATVRQILTADSEEQTESPLQEESLHLQPPTPAPVSSESLEMYSASQTTESHQSHLLSPSPTDINSYIPAQMVSTAQ
- the c9h12orf43 gene encoding protein CUSTOS; its protein translation is MAAPVGKMVGVCDDSSSSEDEDLEKFKEAVWDNQAAKTTDAESNGKHSGRVVVSEHEHDGNELQVTQGFRTHVAKKLGQFLDSYISETQAATPSSVESPRCDESDEGFRLFSTSIPGQIPAQPTAPVRRRPVPSSSDSDSEMETRLREAAVSVADLLPSSSLPSTLSSPTMEPPCTDKVKKKKKKKKKQAEETEQNPVHKKEKKRKVNQEEGEEVVRKLNSAGSEHENSEEGSIQPKVKKKKKKKQKATEGNAEGDALN